A single Pseudovibrio sp. Tun.PSC04-5.I4 DNA region contains:
- a CDS encoding ParB/RepB/Spo0J family partition protein, with protein MTKTANVKLLSNVPVSKLTLSALNPRQNVDHSEIEMLAQSIKACGLIQNLVGFPEGDSIGIVAGGRRLRALQVLQESKDILPNYAVPVRLAATEEQAIEWANAENTARKDLNPAEEIKAYGVMQAKGHAPEKIAIAFAQTVRHVKGRLRLAGLADCILEALEAEKITLDIAAAYTISSDQEKQAEVFGRLNGQWNGDQLHTIKRSLMNEVGQSNDSRAVFVGREAYEVAGGAIREDLFGEDVYYLDSTLLEQLATDKLEAIRQKQLAQGWKWATASIDLPEIYERQQLTRLFAEDVRLTEEQEERRQALIDAENEERATPEELEELETFCELQFRPDQKSVAGVFIAIGYHGELRMEKGYVAADDQAAAVEAGVVKEPKAAGNSNEPESKEYSQALIEDLNAIRTGAMQAAILGDPELAKDIAIFAMITKSYEGDLPCKIQSGTWRNEAEDHGQNLPEELTVTDDTRIYGEDVAQSFAAFRLKSEQEKTILLTNAVALSFAARTTSATRQVPFVELVADTVNLDPRKTWTPNNTFFKRLKSGQLDEVKSYIDGKPAGPEFASLKKGDKVARLHALFNNEADRNGLSGEAKERIANWMPECLKTQYQALSAKEEESEKLAA; from the coding sequence ATGACCAAGACCGCAAATGTAAAACTGCTTTCCAACGTGCCGGTATCCAAACTCACCTTGTCCGCGCTCAATCCCCGTCAGAACGTAGACCACAGCGAGATTGAAATGTTGGCCCAGTCTATTAAGGCTTGCGGCTTGATTCAGAACCTTGTCGGTTTCCCTGAAGGGGACAGTATCGGGATCGTTGCAGGAGGTCGCCGCCTTCGGGCGTTGCAAGTCCTGCAAGAGAGCAAGGATATCCTTCCAAACTACGCCGTTCCTGTGCGCCTTGCAGCGACCGAGGAGCAGGCAATTGAGTGGGCCAATGCAGAAAACACAGCCCGTAAAGACCTCAATCCAGCAGAAGAGATTAAAGCCTATGGTGTGATGCAGGCAAAAGGCCATGCACCTGAAAAGATTGCCATCGCATTTGCCCAGACCGTGCGCCATGTCAAAGGACGCCTGCGCCTTGCTGGACTGGCAGACTGCATCCTTGAAGCGCTGGAAGCTGAAAAAATTACGCTTGATATCGCGGCGGCTTATACCATTTCCAGCGATCAGGAAAAGCAAGCGGAAGTGTTTGGCCGCTTGAATGGGCAATGGAATGGGGATCAGCTCCACACCATCAAACGCAGTCTTATGAATGAGGTTGGACAGAGCAACGACAGCCGAGCGGTGTTTGTTGGGCGAGAGGCTTATGAAGTTGCGGGGGGAGCAATCCGCGAAGACCTGTTTGGGGAGGACGTTTACTATCTGGACAGCACCCTTTTGGAACAGCTCGCCACCGATAAGCTTGAAGCAATCCGCCAGAAGCAACTTGCACAGGGCTGGAAGTGGGCGACCGCCAGTATTGACCTACCGGAGATTTACGAGCGCCAGCAACTCACGCGTCTATTTGCTGAAGATGTGCGCTTAACCGAGGAACAGGAAGAGCGCAGACAGGCTCTTATTGATGCTGAGAATGAGGAGCGGGCAACGCCAGAAGAGCTTGAGGAACTGGAAACGTTCTGTGAGCTTCAGTTCCGTCCAGATCAAAAGAGCGTTGCCGGTGTCTTTATCGCGATTGGTTATCATGGAGAGCTGCGTATGGAGAAAGGTTATGTTGCGGCAGACGATCAGGCCGCAGCGGTTGAAGCTGGTGTGGTAAAGGAGCCAAAAGCAGCAGGCAACTCCAACGAACCAGAAAGCAAAGAGTACTCGCAAGCTCTGATTGAAGACCTGAACGCCATCCGTACCGGTGCCATGCAGGCCGCAATTTTAGGTGATCCAGAGCTTGCCAAAGACATTGCGATTTTCGCGATGATCACGAAAAGCTATGAAGGCGACCTGCCTTGCAAAATCCAGTCAGGGACGTGGCGCAATGAGGCAGAAGATCATGGTCAGAACCTACCTGAAGAACTGACAGTTACAGATGATACCCGTATTTATGGGGAAGACGTTGCACAGAGCTTTGCTGCATTCCGCTTAAAGAGTGAGCAGGAGAAAACAATCCTCCTTACCAATGCGGTTGCGCTTTCCTTTGCGGCTCGTACCACCAGCGCAACCAGACAAGTACCGTTTGTTGAATTGGTGGCCGACACAGTAAACCTTGACCCGCGCAAGACATGGACCCCGAACAACACGTTCTTCAAACGGCTTAAGTCCGGCCAACTGGACGAGGTGAAGAGCTATATTGACGGCAAACCAGCAGGACCAGAATTTGCCAGC
- a CDS encoding type II toxin-antitoxin system prevent-host-death family antitoxin, whose protein sequence is MGRLMSVCLSTHREHCGEKEEWCKNTYFAHYLNILYNAQSGSAGETEMKEYTFTQINRECGSVLDDAMRQPVTLCKNGKPKIVMIPYEAYEEASNNQAAYKLGEEPPEVSALLDEGLDNILKDDD, encoded by the coding sequence ATGGGCCGATTGATGAGTGTTTGTTTATCTACTCATCGTGAACACTGCGGTGAAAAGGAAGAATGGTGCAAGAATACATACTTTGCGCATTATCTGAATATTCTGTATAATGCGCAAAGTGGTAGCGCCGGAGAGACTGAAATGAAAGAGTACACGTTCACCCAAATTAATAGAGAGTGCGGCAGCGTATTAGACGATGCAATGAGACAGCCGGTAACGCTGTGCAAGAATGGAAAGCCCAAAATCGTGATGATCCCTTATGAGGCTTACGAAGAAGCGAGCAACAACCAAGCCGCTTACAAGCTAGGGGAAGAGCCGCCAGAGGTTTCCGCCCTTCTGGATGAGGGATTAGATAACATATTGAAAGATGACGACTAA
- a CDS encoding methyltransferase gives MAKLTKAEAKRHAQAVEILNKDVLTEDDKDFVFQNWHEGAEFENGSRGAFFTPWDLAFDFSFDCGGHRIIDLCAGIGMLSFAVYHRLKERNDRVPEIVCIERNPAYVAVGKKLLPEATWICADVFEWEELNLGRFDQAISNPPFGKVRRSGNGPSYKGGLFEHHVIDIASKLACEGTFIIPQNSASFAYSGVQYHRQTPTSAGGEFAASQGFEMTAGIGIDTAFYRKSWKGVSPLCEVALIDFSECQAKETQPVIKPVPIASVVTVEAVCLPPLAAISNAAPTAQLSLF, from the coding sequence ATGGCTAAACTCACCAAAGCAGAAGCAAAGCGCCACGCACAAGCAGTGGAGATCCTCAACAAAGACGTGCTCACCGAGGACGATAAGGATTTCGTTTTTCAGAACTGGCACGAAGGCGCTGAGTTTGAAAACGGCTCGCGTGGTGCGTTCTTCACCCCTTGGGATCTGGCCTTTGATTTCTCATTTGACTGTGGCGGCCACCGCATCATTGATCTATGTGCCGGCATTGGAATGCTGTCCTTTGCAGTCTACCACCGCTTGAAAGAGCGCAACGACAGAGTGCCGGAAATCGTATGCATTGAACGCAATCCCGCTTATGTCGCCGTTGGCAAGAAACTGCTTCCAGAGGCAACCTGGATTTGCGCAGATGTGTTTGAGTGGGAAGAGCTCAATCTTGGCAGGTTTGATCAGGCAATCAGCAATCCGCCTTTTGGTAAGGTGCGCCGCTCAGGCAATGGCCCGAGCTATAAAGGCGGACTGTTTGAACACCATGTCATAGATATCGCCTCAAAACTTGCTTGCGAGGGTACATTTATCATTCCTCAGAACTCCGCCAGCTTTGCTTATTCTGGTGTGCAGTACCACCGCCAGACGCCAACCAGCGCAGGCGGTGAGTTTGCGGCCAGTCAGGGTTTTGAAATGACGGCGGGAATTGGAATTGATACCGCTTTTTACCGCAAAAGCTGGAAAGGGGTTTCCCCGCTGTGTGAAGTGGCTCTGATCGATTTTTCAGAGTGCCAGGCAAAGGAAACGCAACCTGTCATTAAGCCGGTTCCAATAGCTTCGGTCGTAACCGTGGAGGCTGTTTGCCTTCCTCCTCTTGCTGCCATCTCCAACGCAGCCCCGACCGCTCAGCTCTCCCTCTTTTGA
- the ltrA gene encoding group II intron reverse transcriptase/maturase — MTNTKPFDVSKQLVWEAWKRVKANRGTYGIDLVSLEEFEADLPKNLYKIWNRMSSGSYFPPAVRRVDIPKDDGRTRPLGIPTVGDRVAQTVVKLVLEPQIDPIFHPNSYAYRPGKSAIDAVGQTRQRCWKYNWVVDLDIMGFFDTLHHDLLMKAVKKHTQNKWVLLYIERWLKAPVVYPDGTTESRTVGTPQGGVVSPLLANLFLHYALDVWVSRHFPQVRFERYADDGVYHCASQGEAETLLEALEQRLKECHLSLHPQKTKIVYCKDRYRKGAYPEISFDFLGFTFRPRRVMPKHGMVSIGYTPALSRKALKRIGTVIRKWKLQRWSGRSIEDIARVLNPVVAGWIGYYGHFGRRELSRIYNLLEFALIRWARQKYKKLRRSYRQSKAFIGRLRKQSPELLVHWKLYRFG, encoded by the coding sequence ATGACAAACACAAAGCCCTTCGATGTTTCCAAACAGCTTGTCTGGGAAGCGTGGAAGCGAGTTAAAGCCAATAGAGGAACCTATGGGATTGATCTTGTAAGCTTGGAAGAGTTTGAGGCTGATCTGCCGAAGAACTTGTACAAGATATGGAATCGGATGTCGTCAGGTTCCTATTTTCCGCCTGCTGTTCGCAGGGTGGATATACCCAAAGATGATGGCCGCACACGACCCCTTGGCATTCCCACAGTGGGAGACCGGGTGGCTCAAACGGTTGTCAAACTGGTGTTGGAACCGCAGATTGATCCAATCTTCCATCCCAATTCCTATGCTTACCGGCCTGGAAAGTCAGCAATCGATGCTGTTGGCCAGACCCGGCAGCGCTGCTGGAAGTATAACTGGGTGGTGGATCTGGATATAATGGGGTTCTTCGATACCCTTCATCATGATCTCCTGATGAAGGCAGTCAAGAAACACACCCAGAACAAGTGGGTGCTGCTTTACATCGAGAGATGGCTGAAAGCGCCTGTTGTCTATCCCGATGGAACAACAGAAAGCAGAACTGTCGGTACGCCACAAGGTGGTGTTGTAAGCCCCTTGCTGGCAAACCTGTTTCTGCACTATGCGCTCGATGTCTGGGTAAGCCGTCACTTTCCGCAGGTTCGTTTTGAACGGTATGCGGATGATGGCGTCTACCATTGTGCTTCTCAAGGTGAAGCGGAAACACTATTGGAAGCGTTAGAGCAACGCTTGAAGGAATGCCACTTATCCCTCCACCCGCAGAAAACTAAGATTGTTTACTGTAAGGATAGATACCGTAAGGGAGCCTATCCTGAGATCAGTTTTGACTTTCTAGGCTTCACCTTCCGGCCAAGACGGGTCATGCCAAAGCATGGAATGGTATCCATTGGATATACACCTGCACTTAGTCGCAAGGCTCTTAAACGGATCGGTACGGTCATCAGGAAGTGGAAACTTCAAAGATGGAGCGGGCGTTCTATTGAAGATATTGCGCGTGTGCTGAACCCGGTTGTGGCTGGGTGGATAGGGTACTATGGACATTTCGGCAGGCGGGAACTCTCTCGCATTTATAACTTGCTCGAATTTGCGCTGATCAGATGGGCTCGGCAGAAATATAAGAAGCTGCGACGTAGTTACCGACAGAGCAAAGCATTCATTGGGCGGTTGCGTAAGCAATCCCCAGAGTTGCTTGTGCATTGGAAACTGTATCGCTTTGGCTGA
- a CDS encoding IS5 family transposase has translation MPFTHNADRQHKFDKAQFKVTNWPQYNESLRRRGDITVWVEESVATSWFAPAGNRRGRPAKYSELAIETCLRVRSAYGFALRQTQGFVRSVFALMGLTLPVPDSSTLSRRAGCLKLSRPKLQANSGPVTLVIDSTGVKMFGAGEWLETKYGTKKKRRIWRKLHLGLDLESGMIVCSELTEDTVGDPTVVPDLLDQIEGPVATFLGDGAYDGSPTRQEIADRYDGVEIIIPPPKTAVPSPEAATAPSARDRDIFAIEKHGRIGWQKQTGYGRRSRGETLMGRYKQVIGTTLKSRKFENQKTEAKIAVSVLNTMTALGRPTFERVAVT, from the coding sequence ATGCCGTTTACACACAACGCTGACCGTCAACACAAGTTCGATAAAGCCCAATTTAAGGTGACGAACTGGCCGCAATACAATGAGAGTTTACGTCGGCGCGGTGACATCACAGTCTGGGTTGAAGAAAGCGTTGCGACAAGCTGGTTTGCTCCTGCGGGTAACCGACGTGGACGACCCGCCAAGTACTCAGAGTTGGCCATTGAAACCTGTTTACGCGTCCGGTCTGCATACGGCTTTGCTTTGCGGCAAACCCAAGGATTTGTGCGTTCAGTGTTTGCCCTGATGGGCCTGACTTTACCAGTTCCTGACTCTTCCACCCTATCTCGCCGCGCAGGTTGCTTGAAACTTTCAAGACCCAAACTTCAAGCGAACTCCGGGCCAGTTACTCTTGTGATCGACAGCACGGGCGTGAAGATGTTCGGGGCTGGTGAATGGCTAGAAACCAAATATGGAACCAAGAAAAAGCGCAGAATATGGCGAAAACTTCATCTTGGACTGGATCTGGAGAGCGGCATGATCGTCTGCTCTGAACTGACGGAAGATACGGTTGGCGATCCAACTGTTGTTCCGGATCTACTGGACCAGATCGAGGGGCCGGTTGCCACGTTCCTTGGTGATGGTGCTTATGACGGCTCCCCGACACGACAGGAAATTGCAGACCGTTATGATGGGGTCGAGATCATCATACCACCGCCCAAAACAGCCGTCCCCAGCCCAGAGGCTGCGACAGCTCCTAGTGCTCGTGATAGAGACATATTTGCCATTGAGAAACATGGCAGAATAGGGTGGCAGAAGCAGACCGGATACGGGCGGCGCTCAAGAGGCGAGACCTTGATGGGGCGCTATAAACAAGTCATCGGGACAACACTGAAGTCCCGTAAGTTTGAAAATCAGAAGACGGAGGCCAAAATCGCTGTCTCCGTCCTCAATACGATGACCGCACTTGGACGTCCGACGTTCGAGCGCGTAGCTGTGACCTGA
- a CDS encoding SWIM zinc finger family protein: MSYGSFGVWGAPYISVAERRKIAEREIKKLRKKGRKIAPVTVEGRKIANTFWGKAWCDNLERYLDYETRLPRGRSCVRHSAVIDLQISPLKVKAMVSGSSIYDVTINIKALEPEQWQQICEDCIGGIDSLVELLQGKFSDAVMERICRQDEGLFPKPSQIQFTCSCPDWAYMCKHVAAAMYGVGARLDHNPELLFELRAVDQNDLVVRFGGKVPFSNQHVDAAKILNTDDMSALFGLDMEGDEDTGLAIAEIPERPTSPTPEKEKRARARKPGAKRNEIKKASAETAEVKPSAKKKTVRSKTVARPAATRVKGKPIPPGADKTPSSKI, translated from the coding sequence ATGTCCTACGGATCCTTTGGCGTATGGGGAGCCCCTTATATCTCGGTTGCAGAGCGGCGCAAAATCGCCGAACGCGAAATAAAGAAGCTACGCAAGAAGGGGCGAAAAATAGCACCCGTCACCGTGGAAGGGCGCAAAATCGCCAATACTTTCTGGGGCAAAGCCTGGTGTGATAATTTGGAACGATACCTTGATTACGAGACGCGATTGCCTCGGGGCCGTTCCTGCGTGCGCCACAGTGCTGTTATCGACCTGCAAATATCTCCTTTGAAAGTCAAGGCGATGGTCAGCGGATCGTCGATCTACGACGTTACTATCAACATTAAGGCGTTAGAACCGGAACAATGGCAGCAAATTTGCGAAGACTGCATAGGCGGCATAGATTCACTCGTAGAGTTGCTGCAAGGGAAATTTTCTGATGCGGTGATGGAGCGGATTTGTCGTCAGGATGAGGGGTTATTTCCCAAACCATCTCAAATCCAGTTTACCTGTAGTTGTCCCGATTGGGCTTATATGTGCAAACATGTGGCGGCTGCAATGTACGGCGTGGGTGCAAGACTCGATCACAACCCAGAACTTCTATTTGAGCTGCGTGCGGTCGACCAGAATGATCTGGTTGTGCGCTTTGGCGGTAAGGTCCCGTTTTCAAACCAGCATGTGGACGCGGCAAAGATTCTCAATACCGACGATATGTCTGCTCTGTTCGGACTGGACATGGAAGGAGACGAGGATACGGGCCTTGCAATTGCAGAAATCCCCGAACGTCCAACGTCTCCTACTCCTGAAAAGGAAAAGCGCGCACGAGCTCGGAAGCCAGGGGCTAAAAGAAACGAAATAAAAAAAGCTTCGGCGGAAACAGCTGAAGTCAAACCATCTGCCAAAAAGAAGACAGTTCGCAGCAAGACTGTCGCAAGACCAGCTGCCACTCGTGTCAAAGGTAAACCAATACCACCCGGTGCAGACAAAACGCCCTCTTCAAAGATATAG
- a CDS encoding DEAD/DEAH box helicase: MYLTPLGHLLLESAEKAPVLNDKVAARLAGAFEQDTGHGLLQLGAGEVGQPLPPTFMWWRDFSIRFVEAVCLHASSGAVQASSSRILATVPALNEGELATLLLSAPMMTGAEYLSADVLLRLWDDLGAALVSSLEGCDGDLQSFMQGMNPSWNLIGRVHFNLAVNRKDPDHPFAFMATYTTRLSTQAKLQHMPLGRALSEYAGAANRDKLLSLLVPVQRAALGCSWLKTVVESGEVFHPLRWSASQASRFLNSAPLLEDAGVILRMPANWSAGRPKRPQVTATVGGAPAVGAGLEALLDFQMSVVLGDEALSEDEIASLLAGTEALVLLRGEWVEIDRQRLESTMRQFTKVQDLADSDGLTFSEAMRLLSSAAINDDDQARAVTQEWANITAGTWLADTLSSLRNVDGASVEPGPALKGKLRPYQKVGVEWLHLLSGLGLGACLADDMGLGKTIQVLSLLLIQKEKQRQKGSGHKPSLLVAPASLLANWAAESRLFSPDLRIKIMHSSAMMSSELKRMGPDELSAQDLVITSYGSLLRMPVLSQMPWRYLVLDEAQAIKNPKAKQTVMAKALISEARIALTGTPVENNLSDLWSIFDFINPGLLGNITEFSRYIKKLTEREHNPYGPLRDLVRPYILRRMKTDKKVITDLPEKTEIKALCTLSHKQAALYGQTVTELTAALKEADGIQRKGIVLATLMRLKQICNHPSQWLKDSEWSEGDSGKWARLREITQVVAARQEKMLVFTQFREMTEPLAAFLGEIFGRPGLVLHGGTSVKSRKGLVQTFQENEMVPFMVLSLKAGGAGLTLTAASHVVHVDRWWNPSVENQATDRAFRIGQKKNVLVHKFVCQGTIEEKIDTLIEAKKELSDDVLCGGKEINLTEIRNEDLLRMVALDLKTAMEAC; the protein is encoded by the coding sequence TTGTACCTTACACCCCTTGGCCATCTACTGCTTGAGAGCGCTGAAAAGGCGCCTGTCCTCAATGATAAAGTCGCGGCAAGACTAGCGGGCGCCTTTGAACAAGATACTGGGCATGGTCTATTGCAATTGGGGGCAGGGGAGGTCGGCCAACCCCTACCGCCCACATTTATGTGGTGGCGCGATTTCTCTATCCGCTTCGTAGAAGCCGTGTGTCTTCATGCTTCGAGCGGGGCTGTACAGGCTTCCTCATCGCGAATTCTGGCGACGGTCCCCGCCCTAAACGAGGGCGAACTTGCAACGCTGTTGTTGAGCGCACCAATGATGACGGGCGCTGAATACCTGAGCGCAGACGTTCTCCTCAGGCTTTGGGACGATCTAGGCGCGGCACTTGTCAGCTCTCTTGAGGGTTGTGACGGCGACTTACAGTCTTTTATGCAGGGAATGAACCCATCTTGGAACCTGATTGGCCGTGTCCACTTCAATCTGGCAGTGAACCGCAAAGACCCCGACCATCCATTCGCTTTCATGGCCACATATACCACGCGGCTGTCTACTCAAGCCAAATTGCAGCACATGCCTTTGGGGCGCGCACTGAGCGAATACGCTGGTGCTGCCAATCGAGATAAATTGTTGTCCTTGCTTGTGCCAGTGCAGCGTGCTGCACTGGGGTGCAGTTGGCTTAAAACAGTTGTTGAGAGCGGGGAAGTCTTTCACCCCTTACGCTGGAGCGCCTCGCAAGCCTCCCGGTTCCTGAACAGTGCCCCTCTACTAGAGGATGCCGGGGTGATATTGCGTATGCCTGCCAATTGGTCAGCGGGCCGTCCCAAGCGGCCTCAGGTAACCGCCACGGTTGGCGGCGCACCTGCAGTCGGGGCCGGTCTGGAGGCACTGCTTGACTTCCAGATGAGTGTGGTGCTGGGGGACGAAGCACTTAGCGAAGATGAAATTGCCTCTTTGCTGGCTGGTACCGAAGCACTTGTGTTGCTGCGCGGTGAGTGGGTGGAGATTGATCGCCAGCGTCTTGAGAGCACCATGCGCCAATTTACAAAGGTGCAGGATCTGGCCGATAGCGACGGACTTACATTTTCAGAGGCCATGCGCCTGTTATCCAGCGCTGCGATCAATGATGATGACCAAGCCAGAGCCGTAACGCAGGAATGGGCAAACATAACAGCCGGCACATGGTTAGCCGACACGCTGTCCTCGCTGCGCAATGTTGATGGTGCCAGTGTCGAGCCCGGTCCCGCCTTGAAAGGGAAGCTACGCCCCTATCAAAAAGTGGGCGTCGAGTGGCTCCATCTGTTGTCTGGTCTAGGTCTTGGTGCCTGCCTTGCCGACGACATGGGATTGGGAAAAACCATTCAGGTTCTGTCCCTGTTACTGATCCAAAAAGAAAAGCAGCGGCAAAAGGGGAGCGGGCATAAGCCGAGCTTGTTGGTGGCTCCCGCTTCGCTACTGGCTAACTGGGCAGCAGAGAGTAGACTCTTTTCTCCGGATTTACGTATCAAGATCATGCATTCTTCTGCCATGATGTCGAGCGAGCTGAAACGGATGGGACCAGACGAATTGTCCGCTCAAGACCTGGTGATCACAAGCTACGGCTCGTTGCTACGTATGCCGGTCTTAAGCCAAATGCCATGGCGGTATTTAGTGCTGGACGAGGCACAGGCTATCAAAAACCCCAAAGCCAAACAAACGGTGATGGCGAAGGCGTTAATTAGCGAGGCTCGCATTGCTCTAACCGGAACACCGGTGGAGAATAATCTCAGCGATCTGTGGTCAATTTTTGATTTCATCAATCCGGGGCTGCTGGGAAACATCACAGAATTTAGCCGTTACATCAAGAAGCTGACCGAGCGCGAGCATAATCCCTACGGCCCCTTGCGCGACCTTGTGCGGCCCTACATATTGCGTAGAATGAAGACCGACAAAAAAGTAATCACCGACCTTCCCGAAAAAACCGAAATTAAGGCACTTTGCACGCTGAGCCACAAGCAGGCTGCGCTTTATGGCCAGACAGTTACCGAGCTTACAGCAGCACTAAAGGAAGCCGACGGCATCCAACGCAAAGGTATTGTGCTGGCAACACTGATGCGGCTGAAACAGATCTGCAATCACCCCTCGCAGTGGCTGAAGGATAGTGAGTGGAGTGAAGGCGACAGCGGCAAGTGGGCGCGCCTTCGAGAAATTACCCAGGTTGTCGCCGCGCGTCAGGAAAAAATGCTGGTCTTCACACAGTTCCGCGAGATGACGGAGCCACTTGCAGCGTTTCTTGGCGAGATTTTCGGTCGCCCTGGACTGGTTCTCCATGGTGGCACGTCGGTAAAAAGCCGCAAAGGTCTGGTGCAGACTTTTCAGGAAAACGAAATGGTGCCCTTTATGGTCCTTTCCCTGAAAGCAGGCGGCGCGGGGCTAACGCTCACTGCAGCATCGCATGTGGTTCATGTTGATCGCTGGTGGAACCCGTCAGTGGAAAATCAGGCCACGGACCGCGCTTTCAGGATAGGCCAGAAGAAAAACGTGCTGGTTCACAAATTCGTTTGTCAGGGAACGATTGAAGAAAAAATTGACACCCTAATCGAGGCAAAAAAAGAGCTGTCCGATGATGTGTTGTGCGGTGGTAAGGAGATCAATCTTACCGAAATAAGAAATGAAGACTTACTGCGTATGGTCGCTCTTGATCTAAAAACAGCCATGGAGGCGTGCTAG
- a CDS encoding amino acid ABC transporter permease: MDMIADKLSILQSLFPFLLKGLWMTFQISMISIIVGSLIGFCLGVTKTLGYFFLNKLINGYLHILRGSPYLVQLYIIFFVLPSLGIAWLSFDGYTAAIVSLSLYTSSYVTEIVASAIFVVPRGQSEAARSVGMTLGQTYRNVVIPQALKLTIPPMASVYVIVIKSTAVFSVIGIAELTRQGEVAIMRMPGDIMFIYGLIAVFYFIYCYPVLWFSKWAEGRFGSLSAENH, encoded by the coding sequence ATGGACATGATTGCTGATAAACTTTCCATCCTCCAAAGCCTTTTTCCGTTCTTGTTGAAAGGGCTATGGATGACATTCCAGATCTCGATGATCTCCATAATCGTGGGGTCTCTGATCGGCTTCTGCCTTGGTGTGACCAAGACGTTGGGGTATTTTTTCCTCAACAAATTGATTAACGGATACTTGCATATTCTGCGCGGCTCACCTTATTTGGTCCAGCTTTATATTATCTTCTTCGTGTTGCCATCACTTGGAATTGCGTGGCTGTCCTTTGACGGATATACCGCCGCGATTGTGTCTCTGTCGCTTTACACCTCCAGCTACGTGACGGAAATCGTTGCGTCGGCCATCTTTGTGGTGCCCCGAGGTCAAAGCGAAGCGGCCCGCTCGGTTGGCATGACCTTGGGACAGACCTACCGCAATGTCGTCATCCCGCAGGCGTTGAAATTGACAATCCCGCCTATGGCCAGTGTCTATGTTATCGTCATCAAAAGCACCGCTGTCTTCTCGGTGATTGGTATCGCCGAACTAACACGGCAGGGGGAAGTCGCGATCATGCGCATGCCTGGTGATATTATGTTCATCTATGGCCTGATTGCGGTTTTCTACTTCATCTACTGTTACCCGGTGCTGTGGTTTTCGAAATGGGCAGAAGGACGATTTGGCTCACTAAGCGCCGAAAATCACTGA
- a CDS encoding amino acid ABC transporter permease, with protein MEWLQFYFNIRIVGQYADVFATGIVQTLWIAALCLVLSLIFGTFIALGRMSKNPLIWRTIAGYIQFIRATPLLIQIYLIYYGLPMLLPFGNLFDETQTGIIALTIHTSPYMGEIIRAGIESVNRGQVEAALSVGMSSRQTLVNVTLPQALTNVMPPLLGQTAVLIKDTSLLSIIAVFELMGAGLQMFSETVIATESYVTTAICYLGIYAMMLVLSGILQNKLGGKAWKEN; from the coding sequence ATGGAATGGCTGCAATTTTACTTTAACATCAGGATTGTTGGACAATATGCTGACGTGTTCGCCACGGGCATTGTGCAGACGCTTTGGATAGCTGCCTTGTGCCTTGTCCTGTCTCTGATCTTCGGAACATTTATTGCCCTAGGCCGGATGTCGAAGAATCCACTGATTTGGCGGACCATTGCAGGGTACATTCAGTTCATCCGCGCAACTCCACTGCTGATCCAGATTTACCTGATCTATTATGGCCTTCCGATGCTGTTGCCTTTTGGCAATCTCTTTGACGAAACCCAGACCGGCATCATTGCTCTGACCATCCATACCTCGCCCTATATGGGCGAAATCATCCGCGCTGGAATTGAATCGGTTAATCGCGGTCAAGTCGAGGCTGCCCTGTCGGTCGGAATGTCCTCGCGCCAGACTTTGGTCAACGTCACATTGCCACAGGCGCTAACCAATGTAATGCCCCCCCTGTTGGGCCAGACGGCGGTGCTGATCAAGGATACTTCACTGCTATCAATCATCGCCGTTTTTGAACTGATGGGCGCAGGCCTGCAGATGTTCTCGGAAACTGTGATTGCCACCGAAAGCTATGTCACGACAGCAATTTGCTATCTGGGGATCTACGCGATGATGCTAGTTCTGTCTGGTATCCTGCAAAATAAGCTGGGTGGAAAAGCCTGGAAAGAGAACTAG